Proteins encoded within one genomic window of Acinetobacter sp. YWS30-1:
- the folB gene encoding dihydroneopterin aldolase: MDAIIIEGLKVDTVVGCFNWERQIIQPLMLDLNIRTNLEQAAQSDELEDTLNYAEICEISARVIQEAQPKLIEHAAKLVLDALFATFESVESIMITIRKPAIIAQANSVGIRLERHRNDIRPSTGE; this comes from the coding sequence ATGGACGCAATTATTATTGAAGGCTTAAAGGTCGATACAGTAGTCGGCTGCTTTAATTGGGAGCGTCAAATCATTCAGCCTTTAATGCTGGATCTAAACATTCGTACCAACTTAGAACAAGCGGCACAGTCAGATGAACTGGAAGATACTTTGAATTATGCCGAAATCTGCGAGATTTCAGCGCGGGTGATTCAGGAAGCTCAGCCAAAATTGATCGAACATGCAGCAAAACTGGTGCTAGACGCGCTTTTTGCTACCTTTGAAAGTGTAGAATCGATTATGATTACGATCCGTAAGCCTGCCATTATCGCGCAAGCCAATTCTGTAGGGATACGTCTTGAACGCCACCGCAACGATATTCGCCCTAGCACTGGCGAGTAA
- a CDS encoding ABC1 kinase family protein, whose translation MKKNIWLDGIRSVARMGETAVVAAKAGIKYATEKPSNAKLMRETFESLGSTYIKLGQFIASTPSLFPREYVEEFQGCLDQTPTLPFSYIQEVLASEFSGRNLDEIFASIEETPLASASIAQVHAAKLVSGEDVVIKVQKPGVETILYTDLNVLHWATKLLEKAVPKVKFASLADIVEEIKTRMVREVDFIEEAQNLDDFVNYLNITNNKAATAPKVYHQYSTRRVLTMQRLYGVPLTDFEVVKKVAKDPSQVLITAMNTWFGSLMMCNSFHADLHAGNLMLLEDGRVGFIDFGIVGQLKPEVWTACMAFMDALQHTNYTLMAENMLKMGMTAVEIDTKVLAADLERLFSGVMLADPQDLLTSSPADLNDIMMDMVAVGERHGIRFPRDFALLFKQMLYFDRFMRILAPYTDIYADQRLQMVQTMDPNLLLKH comes from the coding sequence CGGCGAAGGCCGGCATTAAATATGCCACTGAAAAGCCAAGTAATGCCAAACTCATGCGTGAAACATTTGAGTCTTTAGGCTCAACCTATATCAAGCTTGGTCAGTTTATTGCCAGTACGCCGTCGCTGTTTCCGCGTGAATATGTGGAAGAGTTTCAGGGCTGTCTGGATCAAACACCGACCTTGCCATTCAGCTATATCCAGGAAGTGCTAGCATCAGAGTTTTCTGGCCGAAACTTGGATGAAATCTTTGCCTCAATTGAAGAAACACCACTGGCTTCTGCTTCCATTGCACAGGTACATGCGGCCAAGCTGGTTTCTGGTGAAGATGTAGTTATTAAAGTACAAAAGCCGGGTGTGGAAACAATTCTATATACCGATTTAAATGTATTGCATTGGGCGACCAAACTGCTGGAAAAAGCAGTGCCGAAAGTAAAATTTGCGTCATTGGCAGATATTGTCGAAGAAATCAAAACCCGAATGGTGCGTGAGGTTGACTTCATCGAGGAAGCACAAAATCTGGATGATTTCGTCAATTATCTGAATATCACCAACAATAAAGCAGCAACTGCTCCTAAGGTTTATCATCAATATTCAACACGTCGTGTGCTGACCATGCAACGTTTATATGGCGTGCCACTGACTGATTTTGAAGTGGTGAAAAAGGTCGCTAAAGACCCGTCACAGGTTCTCATCACTGCAATGAACACCTGGTTTGGCAGCCTGATGATGTGTAACAGTTTCCATGCTGATTTACACGCGGGTAATCTGATGCTGCTTGAAGATGGTCGTGTGGGCTTTATTGATTTTGGTATTGTCGGCCAGCTTAAACCAGAAGTCTGGACAGCGTGTATGGCCTTTATGGATGCCTTGCAGCATACCAATTATACCCTGATGGCAGAGAATATGCTGAAAATGGGTATGACTGCAGTTGAGATTGATACCAAAGTGCTTGCGGCTGATCTTGAACGTTTATTTAGTGGTGTGATGTTAGCTGATCCTCAGGATCTATTAACTTCAAGCCCTGCAGATCTCAACGATATCATGATGGATATGGTAGCAGTCGGTGAACGTCATGGCATTCGTTTCCCACGTGACTTTGCTTTATTGTTCAAGCAAATGCTGTATTTCGACCGTTTCATGAGAATTCTGGCGCCGTATACAGATATCTATGCAGATCAGCGTTTGCAGATGGTTCAGACTATGGACCCAAATTTGCTGTTAAAGCACTAA
- a CDS encoding 2-amino-4-hydroxy-6-hydroxymethyldihydropteridine diphosphokinase — protein MNATATIFALALASNCHPQQHFQAAQQRISELGEVRFSPIYLIPCRESIGADYWNAACLLYSEVSVQDMTDLLKQMETDSGRVRPSHQISLDVDLIAWGNDLSQMEFNPKKLPLALDVKIPMHDIWSHPAFGYDRRLQYPQVKI, from the coding sequence TTGAACGCCACCGCAACGATATTCGCCCTAGCACTGGCGAGTAATTGTCATCCACAGCAACATTTTCAGGCTGCCCAGCAACGGATCAGTGAGTTGGGGGAAGTCCGGTTTTCTCCAATTTACCTCATTCCATGTCGGGAGAGTATCGGAGCAGATTACTGGAATGCGGCCTGCCTCCTATACAGTGAAGTTTCTGTTCAAGATATGACAGATTTATTAAAGCAAATGGAAACGGATTCAGGGCGGGTGCGACCATCGCATCAGATCAGCCTGGATGTCGACCTGATTGCATGGGGAAATGATTTAAGCCAGATGGAATTTAATCCCAAAAAATTACCGCTTGCACTAGACGTAAAAATCCCGATGCATGACATCTGGTCTCATCCTGCATTTGGATATGATCGCCGTCTTCAATATCCACAAGTCAAAATTTAA